A single genomic interval of Lathyrus oleraceus cultivar Zhongwan6 chromosome 7, CAAS_Psat_ZW6_1.0, whole genome shotgun sequence harbors:
- the LOC127106446 gene encoding polyadenylate-binding protein 2 isoform X2: MKFIHSAKKFTVQSDWSLVRVIFFFSTTVISLIKYVPKALLLNEYDLHGWKTKVCAKRTNIPGMKKYRGRNTYVLESMRPSPVYRRPGYG, translated from the exons ATGAAGTTTATTCATTCGGCCAAAAAATTTACGGTACAATCTGATTGGTCTCTTGTCAGAGTTATATTTTTCTTTTCAACGACCGTGATTTCCTTGATTAAATATG TTCCTAAGGCACTGTTACTGAACGAGTATGATCTTCACGGTTGGAAAACCAAG GTGTGTGCTAAGCGGACAAACATTCCCGGAATGAAGAAATATCGTGGGAGAAACACCTACGTATTGGAGTCCATGAGGCCATCTCCAGTGTATCGTAGACCTGGTTATGG TTGA
- the LOC127101896 gene encoding uncharacterized protein LOC127101896 — translation MVAWVQIEGKEKIKTLNNTSSILFSKLSYSLPNTLHFLHLPKTSIQPLVIFFFSTTVISLIKYVDIQNVMDASASLDHSCLPSHVIGTEMIYTARGRQHLFDIDQEEDNICVIGT, via the exons gaaaaaataaaaacacTCAATAATACAAGTAGCATTCTCTTTTCCAAACTTTCTTATTCTCTTCCAAATACTTTACATTTTCTCCACCTACCCAAAACTTCCATTCAACCGTTG GTTATATTTTTCTTTTCAACGACCGTGATTTCCTTGATTAAATATG TTGATATTCAAAATGTAATGGATGCATCTGCAAGTCTTGATCATTCATGTCTTCCATCACATGTGATAGGAACAGAGATGATATACACAGCTAGAGGAAGACAACATTTGTTCGATATAGATCAAGAGGAAGACAACATTTGTGTGATAGGAACATAG
- the LOC127106446 gene encoding uncharacterized protein LOC127106446 isoform X4 — protein MKFIHSAKKFTVQSDWSLVRVIFFFSTTVISLIKYVPKALLLNEYDLHGWKTKVCAKRTNIPGMKKYRGRNTYVLESMRPSPV, from the exons ATGAAGTTTATTCATTCGGCCAAAAAATTTACGGTACAATCTGATTGGTCTCTTGTCAGAGTTATATTTTTCTTTTCAACGACCGTGATTTCCTTGATTAAATATG TTCCTAAGGCACTGTTACTGAACGAGTATGATCTTCACGGTTGGAAAACCAAG GTGTGTGCTAAGCGGACAAACATTCCCGGAATGAAGAAATATCGTGGGAGAAACACCTACGTATTGGAGTCCATGAGGCCATCTCCAGT TTGA